From Burkholderiales bacterium, the proteins below share one genomic window:
- a CDS encoding ABC transporter permease, whose product MRGFPTLLYKELLRFWKVSFQTLLAPMLTAMLYLLIFSHALEQRLHVYDGVSYTAFLVPGLAMMSVLQNSFANSSSSLIQSKITGNIIFVLLPPLSHWEFFLAYALAAIVRGLLVGLGVFAVTLWFIAVPLKNALWVLLFAFLGSGILGTMGIIAGIWSDKFDQLAAFQNFIIIPLTFLSGVFYSIHSLPHFWQTASRFNPIFYMIDGFRYGFFGVSDVAPDLSLVVVASCFLALSLFTLWLIKSGYKLRY is encoded by the coding sequence ATGCGCGGCTTTCCGACCCTGCTCTACAAAGAGCTGCTGCGCTTCTGGAAAGTAAGTTTTCAGACGCTGCTCGCGCCAATGCTGACAGCGATGTTGTACCTCCTGATTTTTTCCCATGCTTTGGAGCAACGCCTGCACGTCTACGACGGCGTAAGCTATACGGCGTTCTTGGTGCCGGGCCTGGCGATGATGTCGGTGCTGCAGAATTCTTTCGCCAACAGTTCCTCCAGCCTTATACAGTCGAAAATAACCGGAAACATCATATTCGTTTTACTGCCACCGCTGTCGCACTGGGAGTTTTTTCTGGCTTACGCGCTGGCTGCCATTGTGCGCGGGCTATTGGTGGGTTTAGGCGTGTTCGCGGTTACATTGTGGTTTATCGCAGTCCCACTAAAAAACGCGCTGTGGGTGTTGCTGTTCGCGTTTTTGGGGAGCGGAATTCTTGGTACGATGGGGATCATCGCCGGAATCTGGTCCGACAAGTTCGACCAACTCGCGGCATTCCAGAATTTTATCATCATTCCACTGACGTTCCTGAGTGGGGTATTTTATTCGATACATTCGCTGCCCCATTTTTGGCAGACAGCGTCGCGTTTCAATCCGATTTTCTACATGATAGACGGCTTCCGTTACGGATTCTTCGGGGTTTCGGATGTTGCGCCCGACTTGAGCCTGGTCGTTGTCGCAAGCTGTTTCCTGGCCTTATCATTGTTTACCTTGTGGCTGATCAAAAGCGGATACAAGTTGCGTTATTAA
- a CDS encoding BolA family protein, which produces MPMVKPDDVKTYIQSSLACEFVEVRGDGQHFEAVIVSTAFRGKSRVQRHQIVYRALGEKMREDIHALSMKTYAPEEWTS; this is translated from the coding sequence ATGCCCATGGTTAAGCCCGACGACGTGAAAACTTACATTCAAAGCAGCCTGGCATGCGAATTTGTCGAGGTGCGGGGTGACGGCCAGCATTTTGAAGCGGTCATTGTAAGCACCGCTTTCCGCGGCAAGAGCCGGGTACAGCGGCACCAGATTGTGTATCGTGCCTTGGGTGAAAAGATGCGCGAAGATATTCACGCTCTGTCAATGAAAACCTATGCCCCGGAAGAATGGACAAGCTAG